The following proteins come from a genomic window of Bradyrhizobium paxllaeri:
- a CDS encoding acyl-CoA dehydrogenase encodes MSVRPQAKDKPAAASFQWDDPFLLDDQLTEDERMIRDTARAYAQDKLLPRVINAYLEEKTDREIFNEMGELGLIGVTLPEEYGCANASYVAYGLVAREIERVDSGYRSMNSVQSSLVMYPIYAYGDENQRKKYLPKLATGEWVGCFGLTEPDAGSDPGGMKTRAEKVSDGYRLTGSKMWISNAPIADVFVVWAKSAAHDNQIRGFILEKGMKGLSAPKVGGKLSLRASITGEIVMDGVVVPESALLPNVSGLKGPFGCLNRARYGISWGAMGAAEDCMHRARQYTLDRKQFNRPLAATQLVQKKLADMETEIALGLQASLRVGRLMDEGKMAPEMISIVKRNNCGKALDIARVSRDMHGGNGIQIEYHVMRHTANLETVNTYEGTHDVHALILGRAITGIQAFS; translated from the coding sequence ATGAGCGTGCGCCCTCAAGCCAAGGACAAGCCGGCGGCGGCTTCCTTTCAGTGGGACGATCCGTTCCTGCTCGACGACCAGCTCACCGAAGATGAGCGCATGATCCGCGACACTGCGCGCGCCTATGCGCAGGACAAGCTCCTGCCGCGCGTGATCAACGCCTATCTGGAAGAAAAGACCGACCGCGAGATCTTCAACGAGATGGGCGAACTCGGCCTGATCGGCGTGACACTGCCGGAGGAATATGGCTGCGCCAACGCCAGCTACGTCGCCTATGGCCTGGTGGCGCGCGAGATCGAGCGGGTCGATTCCGGCTATCGCTCGATGAACTCGGTGCAGTCGTCGCTGGTGATGTACCCGATCTACGCCTATGGCGACGAGAACCAGCGCAAGAAATACCTGCCCAAGCTTGCCACCGGCGAGTGGGTCGGCTGTTTCGGCCTGACGGAGCCCGATGCCGGCTCCGATCCCGGCGGCATGAAGACCCGCGCTGAAAAGGTATCCGATGGCTACCGCCTGACCGGCAGCAAGATGTGGATCTCGAACGCGCCGATCGCCGACGTCTTCGTGGTCTGGGCCAAGTCGGCCGCGCATGACAACCAGATCCGCGGCTTCATTCTCGAGAAGGGCATGAAGGGCTTGTCGGCGCCGAAGGTCGGCGGCAAGCTTTCGCTGCGCGCCTCGATCACCGGCGAAATCGTGATGGACGGCGTGGTGGTGCCGGAGAGCGCGCTGCTGCCCAACGTCTCGGGCCTGAAGGGACCGTTCGGCTGCCTCAACCGCGCCCGCTACGGTATCTCCTGGGGGGCAATGGGCGCCGCCGAAGACTGCATGCATCGCGCGCGGCAATACACGCTCGACCGCAAGCAGTTCAACCGGCCGCTGGCGGCCACGCAACTGGTGCAGAAGAAGCTCGCCGACATGGAAACCGAAATCGCGCTCGGCCTGCAGGCCTCGTTGCGCGTCGGCCGCCTGATGGACGAGGGCAAGATGGCGCCGGAGATGATCTCGATCGTCAAGCGCAACAATTGCGGCAAGGCGCTCGACATCGCCCGCGTGTCCCGCGACATGCACGGCGGCAACGGCATCCAGATCGAATACCACGTGATGCGCCACACCGCGAATTTGGAAACCGTGAACACCTACGAAGGCACCCACGACGTCCACGCCCTGATCCTGGGTCGGGCGATCACGGGCATTCAGGCGTTTTCGTAA
- a CDS encoding TetR/AcrR family transcriptional regulator, translating to MKEARSAIALQAGREAILAAARIEFAKSGFHGTKMRDIAQRAGVSQGLLHHHFQGKEGLWSAVGEQASAEFLTYVSNVVGQETLDADSVPSAIRTYLRYWREHPDAFRINLWRLLDGPTDERKSRSLSLNERAVPLIKRAQHSGLLRADMPAGLVLCVAGSLVQFWLHSRIEMQDAIEIGGEKMPDDETFIRHIMQLIQSSPASEPSGKDG from the coding sequence ATGAAGGAAGCACGCTCAGCAATCGCATTGCAGGCCGGCCGGGAGGCTATCCTCGCGGCGGCGCGGATCGAATTCGCCAAGAGCGGATTTCACGGGACGAAAATGCGTGATATCGCCCAGCGCGCCGGGGTCTCCCAAGGCCTGTTACATCACCATTTCCAGGGCAAGGAAGGCCTTTGGAGCGCCGTCGGCGAGCAGGCTTCCGCCGAATTCCTGACCTATGTGTCGAACGTGGTCGGACAGGAAACGCTCGACGCGGACTCAGTACCATCAGCCATACGCACCTACTTGAGGTACTGGCGCGAGCATCCCGACGCGTTCCGCATCAACCTGTGGCGGCTGCTTGATGGCCCGACAGACGAGCGGAAATCGCGTTCGCTCAGTTTGAACGAGCGCGCCGTTCCGCTCATCAAGCGCGCGCAACACTCAGGATTGCTGCGCGCCGATATGCCGGCCGGATTGGTGCTCTGCGTTGCCGGAAGCCTGGTCCAATTCTGGCTGCACAGCCGCATCGAAATGCAGGATGCGATCGAGATCGGCGGCGAGAAAATGCCCGACGACGAGACATTCATCCGTCACATCATGCAACTGATTCAATCTTCGCCCGCGTCCGAACCCAGCGGAAAAGACGGATGA
- a CDS encoding MBL fold metallo-hydrolase — MADNDDIPFNRDFPLKPGVVDEARPGVRRVLCNNPSPFTFTGTVSYIVGKGNVAIIDPGPDDEAHAKALLDAVRGETVTHILVTHTHRDHSPNTARIKAATGAPVYAEGPHRASRPRFESEKHNPESGADRDFRPDITVKDGDVIEGQGWALEAVATPGHTANHLAFAWPERKINFVGDHVMGWSTSIVAPPDGSMIDYMASLARLEAREEDLYFSGHGPEIPEGPRYVRFLTRHRQAREASILHRLAKGEADIPTMVRAIYIGIDPRLTNAAGYSVLAHLEDLVARGIVATDGDPVIGGTYRMAG, encoded by the coding sequence ATGGCCGACAACGACGACATCCCGTTCAACCGCGACTTTCCGCTGAAGCCTGGCGTCGTCGATGAAGCCCGCCCCGGCGTGCGGCGGGTCCTCTGCAACAATCCGAGCCCGTTCACCTTCACCGGTACGGTCAGCTACATCGTGGGCAAAGGCAATGTCGCGATCATCGATCCCGGTCCCGACGATGAAGCGCATGCGAAAGCGCTGCTCGACGCCGTACGCGGCGAGACGGTGACGCATATTCTCGTCACCCACACCCACCGCGACCACTCGCCGAACACCGCGCGGATCAAGGCCGCCACCGGTGCGCCCGTCTATGCCGAGGGGCCGCACCGCGCCTCGCGACCGCGCTTCGAGAGCGAGAAGCACAATCCGGAATCCGGTGCCGACCGCGATTTCAGGCCCGATATCACGGTCAAGGACGGCGATGTGATCGAGGGGCAGGGCTGGGCGCTGGAGGCGGTCGCGACCCCCGGCCACACCGCCAATCATCTGGCGTTCGCCTGGCCCGAGCGAAAGATCAATTTCGTCGGCGACCACGTGATGGGCTGGTCGACCTCGATCGTGGCGCCGCCGGATGGATCGATGATCGACTACATGGCCTCGCTGGCGCGGCTGGAAGCCCGCGAGGAGGATCTGTATTTCTCGGGCCACGGGCCGGAGATTCCGGAAGGGCCGCGCTACGTCCGTTTCCTGACCCGCCACCGCCAGGCCCGCGAAGCCTCGATCCTGCACCGCCTTGCCAAGGGCGAGGCCGATATCCCGACCATGGTGCGCGCGATCTATATCGGCATCGACCCGCGGCTGACCAATGCCGCCGGTTATTCAGTACTGGCCCACCTGGAAGATCTCGTCGCCCGCGGCATCGTCGCGACGGATGGCGATCCCGTGATCGGCGGGACGTATCGGATGGCGGGCTGA